In Microbacterium enclense, one genomic interval encodes:
- a CDS encoding LacI family DNA-binding transcriptional regulator — MSTRRATISDVAREAGVSASTASVVFSGKTPTSQATRARVIAAAERLGYTGPDPRAASLRRGRSGIVGVVFDQHLGTAFLDPVTTHMMDGLADGVSRLGAALLLLRDDGETVSEPSLHTAPIDAAVLIGCSPRMRESLEIVRARGIPVVVIEGDAGEGIPRVLLDNTEAQREAAQHIADLGHRDVVIVTLPTDTARRRGWVTADAEVRVDVTADRLAGARQIFPDAPALAAATSSIDEGMIAGRTLFSDAARRPTAVVAQSDLLAAGVIRAAEEVGLRVPQDVSVTGFDGVVVDGLAPHVLTTLVQPATAKGRAAGEAVAAMLEDDVPSGLDLACTFREGTTTAPPRST, encoded by the coding sequence GTGAGCACGCGCCGCGCGACCATCAGCGACGTCGCCCGAGAGGCGGGCGTCTCCGCGTCGACCGCGTCGGTGGTGTTCAGTGGGAAGACGCCCACATCGCAGGCGACGCGCGCTCGCGTCATCGCCGCCGCCGAGCGTCTCGGCTACACCGGACCCGACCCGCGCGCCGCGTCGCTTCGGCGAGGTCGCTCGGGCATCGTCGGCGTCGTGTTCGATCAGCACCTCGGCACCGCGTTCCTCGACCCCGTCACCACCCACATGATGGATGGCCTCGCCGACGGCGTCTCCCGGCTGGGCGCCGCGCTGCTGCTCCTCCGCGACGACGGGGAGACGGTGAGCGAGCCCTCGCTGCACACCGCCCCCATCGACGCCGCCGTGCTGATCGGCTGCAGCCCGCGCATGCGCGAGTCGCTCGAGATCGTCCGCGCCCGCGGCATCCCGGTCGTCGTCATCGAGGGCGACGCGGGCGAGGGCATCCCCCGGGTGCTCCTCGACAACACCGAGGCGCAGCGCGAGGCGGCTCAGCACATCGCGGATCTCGGTCATCGCGACGTGGTGATCGTGACCCTGCCGACCGATACCGCGCGGCGCCGCGGATGGGTCACGGCCGACGCCGAGGTCCGCGTCGACGTCACAGCCGACCGGCTCGCCGGCGCGCGGCAGATCTTCCCCGACGCCCCGGCGCTCGCCGCCGCGACGAGCTCGATCGACGAGGGGATGATCGCGGGGCGCACGCTCTTCTCCGATGCCGCCCGCCGCCCGACGGCCGTGGTCGCGCAGAGCGACCTGCTCGCCGCGGGGGTCATCCGCGCCGCCGAGGAGGTGGGTCTGCGGGTGCCGCAGGACGTGAGCGTCACGGGCTTCGACGGGGTAGTGGTGGACGGTCTCGCCCCGCACGTGTTGACCACGCTCGTCCAGCCTGCGACCGCGAAAGGCCGGGCCGCCGGTGAGGCGGTCGCCGCCATGCTGGAGGACGATGTGCCCTCCGGTCTCGACCTCGCGTGCACGTTCCGCGAGGGGACCACGACGGCTCCACCGCGTAGCACATGA
- a CDS encoding MFS transporter, whose amino-acid sequence MDTTLTRSQLVRWHIAICAIFLASGLSISTWASRVPAIRESLGIENSGVGLLLLGMGVASIIGLSVAPAVLARVGARTGILVALVLVGIGLAVIGFGTDGLQLFGVALVGLALFGFGNGAVDVMMNVEGAALEKTTGRTILPLLHAFFSFGTVIGAGLGFVAVSMGIPVLAHCVAMGIVILVVAFVSVANLPAREAAMDAPAAEERAHWRERLATSLQAWREPRTYTLGVIMLGMAFAEGSANDWLPSAVVYGHGAPEEAGPAVLAVFSVAMTVGRLAGGPVVDRLGRVVVLRVLAATAAAGLLLFIVAPFGPLVFIGAALWGLGASLGFPIGMSAAADDPAKAASRVAAAATIGYVAFLCGPPILGWIGDHIGLLPTLFIVVGLIVASGLFSGAAKPLVTADAEPEKAPRG is encoded by the coding sequence ATGGACACCACCTTGACGCGCTCGCAGCTCGTGCGCTGGCACATCGCGATCTGTGCGATCTTCCTCGCGAGCGGCCTGAGCATCTCGACCTGGGCATCGCGGGTCCCGGCGATCCGCGAGTCGCTCGGCATCGAGAACTCCGGCGTGGGCCTGCTGCTGCTCGGTATGGGCGTGGCATCCATCATCGGTCTCTCCGTGGCCCCCGCCGTCCTCGCTCGCGTCGGCGCCCGCACCGGCATCCTGGTCGCGCTCGTGTTGGTCGGCATCGGTCTCGCCGTGATCGGCTTCGGCACCGACGGGCTGCAGCTGTTCGGCGTCGCCCTCGTGGGTCTCGCGCTGTTCGGCTTCGGCAACGGCGCGGTCGACGTGATGATGAACGTCGAGGGAGCGGCCCTCGAGAAGACGACGGGCCGCACGATCCTCCCCCTGCTGCACGCGTTCTTCAGCTTCGGCACCGTCATCGGAGCCGGCCTCGGATTCGTCGCGGTGAGCATGGGGATCCCCGTTCTCGCGCACTGCGTCGCGATGGGCATCGTGATCCTCGTGGTCGCCTTCGTCTCCGTCGCCAACCTCCCCGCGCGCGAGGCCGCGATGGACGCGCCCGCGGCCGAGGAGCGCGCGCACTGGCGCGAGCGTCTGGCCACCTCGCTGCAGGCGTGGCGGGAGCCGCGCACCTACACGCTCGGCGTCATCATGCTCGGTATGGCCTTCGCCGAGGGCAGCGCGAACGACTGGCTTCCGTCGGCCGTCGTGTACGGCCACGGTGCCCCCGAGGAGGCGGGGCCCGCGGTGCTGGCCGTCTTCTCCGTGGCGATGACGGTCGGTCGCCTCGCCGGAGGGCCGGTGGTCGATCGCCTCGGTCGAGTCGTGGTGCTGCGTGTGCTGGCAGCGACGGCCGCGGCCGGACTCCTGCTCTTCATCGTCGCGCCGTTCGGACCGCTCGTCTTCATCGGCGCGGCCCTCTGGGGTCTCGGCGCCTCACTCGGCTTCCCGATCGGCATGTCGGCGGCGGCCGACGACCCTGCGAAGGCGGCGTCCCGCGTCGCCGCAGCGGCCACGATCGGGTACGTCGCCTTCCTGTGCGGTCCTCCGATCCTGGGCTGGATCGGCGACCACATCGGTCTGCTGCCGACGCTGTTCATCGTGGTCGGGTTGATCGTGGCATCCGGGCTCTTCTCGGGGGCCGCGAAGCCGCTCGTCACGGCCGACGCGGAGCCCGAGAAGGCGCCACGCGGCTAA
- the nucS gene encoding endonuclease NucS produces MRLVIARCSVDYTGRLNAHLPLATRLLVHKGDGSLLVHSDGGSYKPLNWMSPPCSLVLEDPDEADVEDGVVERWRVTHAKTGDALLVRIHEVIHDTAHDLGVDPGLIKDGVEADLQRLLAEQVSVVGEGLTLVRREYPTAIGPVDLLLRDDNGGTVAIEVKRRGDIDGVEQLTRYLELLNRDPLLAPVIGVYAAQEIKPQARVLATDRGIRCLTLDYDEMKGIDSGAPRLF; encoded by the coding sequence GTGCGTCTCGTCATCGCCCGTTGCTCCGTCGATTACACCGGCCGTCTCAACGCGCATCTTCCCCTCGCCACCCGTCTGCTCGTGCACAAGGGTGACGGCTCGCTGCTCGTGCATTCCGATGGCGGCTCTTACAAGCCGCTGAACTGGATGAGCCCGCCCTGCAGCCTCGTCCTCGAGGATCCCGACGAAGCCGACGTCGAAGACGGCGTCGTCGAGCGCTGGCGGGTCACGCACGCCAAGACCGGCGATGCCCTTCTCGTCCGCATCCACGAGGTGATCCACGACACCGCCCATGACCTGGGTGTCGATCCGGGTCTCATCAAGGACGGCGTCGAAGCCGACCTGCAGCGCCTGCTCGCGGAGCAGGTGTCGGTCGTCGGTGAAGGTCTGACGCTCGTCCGCCGCGAGTACCCCACCGCGATCGGTCCGGTCGACCTGCTGCTGCGCGACGACAACGGCGGCACGGTCGCCATCGAGGTCAAACGCCGCGGCGACATCGACGGCGTGGAGCAGCTCACCCGCTACCTCGAGCTGCTCAACCGCGACCCCCTGCTCGCGCCGGTCATCGGCGTGTACGCCGCCCAGGAGATCAAACCCCAGGCCCGCGTGCTCGCCACAGACCGCGGCATCCGGTGCCTCACCCTCGACTACGACGAGATGAAGGGCATCGATTCCGGGGCTCCGCGCCTGTTCTGA
- a CDS encoding HAD hydrolase-like protein, translating into MPVRSPFSCVLWDVDGTLVDASEGILRRLTITLEHFGRTPPTRGELSRWIGPPMFESFQVNVGMTAEQSTEAVAFYRGLNKSEGYTVSAKLYPGVADLVHDLHAAGVPQSTASSKPEVQVVALMDHFGLAPDLEAIVGASLDERSLSAKSDIVREALRRLEATGVDTSRPVLIGDRHHDVEGGQDAEVPVVFVRWGFSWPYEADGAQAAVDDVDQLRALLLVADDVADGTESVVAGV; encoded by the coding sequence ATGCCCGTGCGCTCCCCCTTCTCCTGTGTCCTGTGGGATGTCGACGGCACGCTCGTCGACGCGTCCGAAGGGATCCTCCGCCGGCTGACCATCACCCTCGAGCACTTCGGGCGCACTCCCCCGACACGCGGCGAGCTCTCGCGCTGGATCGGTCCGCCGATGTTCGAGTCGTTCCAGGTCAACGTCGGCATGACCGCCGAGCAGTCGACCGAAGCCGTCGCGTTCTACCGGGGCTTGAACAAGAGCGAGGGCTACACGGTCAGCGCGAAGCTGTATCCCGGCGTCGCCGACCTCGTGCACGACCTCCACGCCGCCGGGGTCCCCCAGTCCACCGCGAGCTCGAAGCCCGAGGTGCAGGTCGTGGCACTGATGGACCACTTCGGTCTCGCACCAGACCTCGAGGCCATCGTGGGCGCCTCTCTCGACGAACGCAGCCTCAGCGCCAAGTCCGACATCGTGCGCGAGGCGCTCCGCCGCCTCGAAGCCACCGGTGTCGACACCTCTCGTCCCGTCCTCATCGGCGATCGGCATCACGACGTCGAGGGTGGACAGGATGCCGAGGTGCCGGTGGTCTTCGTGCGCTGGGGGTTCAGTTGGCCCTACGAGGCCGACGGCGCACAGGCCGCGGTCGATGACGTCGACCAGTTGCGCGCCCTTCTGCTCGTCGCGGACGACGTCGCCGACGGCACCGAGAGCGTCGTCGCCGGTGTCTGA
- a CDS encoding DUF2156 domain-containing protein encodes MGENTAARHVLQVMRRVPATLAVAGLLLVVGVVAAGLWTPFSSSEIFPSVAYGLPALQEGRWWTPITGTFFIDAPWVYAPILIGLTGMAYLETRRCSRVAAGYFAAGQLVSVLASALFLWAAAFLPWPWAQQQADVLDVGPSGGVVACIAAAISLLPSPWRLRAWTLLVAALSVTLIYWGTLPDLEHAFAVAFVLVVDRSLRPQRVSVREQRLIAFVVVGALGVIEILTYLSPTTGPFGTSEPVSGSWVDVAVNTVLVLVVATGIRRGRRWAWVILVAYAALNAAIVLLLAVLVLLSGAPGVEAFLGADLTITLASSLLWTVAFVYLVLVRAAFRARPKAALGDAPAPSVDDVKDELRRSGGGTLSWMTTWEGMSYARFGRGIVAFQRRSGVALALGDALGPESVRADTVRSFIDRAEAAGLAPCFFSAGSQTLAAVPDDWRSIVVADDTIVDLPGLKFTGKAWGAVRTSLNRAEREGMTFRLSHLADETWGVRQQLRAISDSWVGEKGLPEMGFTLGTLHEAADPEVRVALAISPAGDVDGFLSWLPVYGEGRVRGWTLDLMRRRDGGFGPVMEFLIGSSALQFSAEGADVMSLSGAPLAHEYAPDAGPIADLQKRMATMLEPVYGFASLHRFKQKFQPRYETMYLLYRDEADLTRIGTALTRAFLPHATIRQFAAAGVDLVRHEE; translated from the coding sequence ATGGGGGAGAACACCGCAGCCCGTCACGTGCTCCAGGTGATGCGTCGCGTGCCGGCCACGCTCGCGGTCGCGGGGCTCCTGCTCGTGGTCGGTGTCGTCGCGGCGGGTCTCTGGACCCCCTTCTCTTCCTCGGAGATCTTCCCGTCGGTCGCGTACGGTCTGCCGGCGCTGCAGGAGGGGCGGTGGTGGACTCCGATCACCGGCACGTTCTTCATCGACGCGCCCTGGGTGTATGCGCCGATCCTCATCGGACTCACCGGCATGGCGTACCTCGAGACGCGTCGCTGCTCCCGCGTGGCGGCGGGGTACTTCGCCGCCGGTCAGCTCGTCTCCGTGCTCGCCTCGGCTCTGTTCCTCTGGGCCGCGGCGTTCCTGCCCTGGCCGTGGGCGCAACAGCAGGCGGATGTTCTCGATGTCGGTCCCTCCGGCGGAGTCGTCGCGTGCATCGCCGCGGCCATCTCCCTGCTCCCCTCGCCGTGGCGTCTGCGCGCGTGGACCCTGCTCGTGGCAGCGCTGTCGGTGACGCTGATCTATTGGGGAACGCTGCCCGACCTCGAGCACGCGTTCGCCGTGGCCTTCGTGCTGGTGGTCGATCGGTCTCTGCGTCCACAGCGCGTGTCGGTGCGGGAACAGCGCCTCATCGCCTTCGTCGTCGTGGGCGCGCTCGGCGTGATCGAGATCCTCACATACCTGAGTCCGACGACCGGCCCCTTCGGCACGTCCGAACCGGTGTCGGGATCGTGGGTCGACGTCGCCGTCAACACCGTGCTCGTGCTCGTGGTCGCCACGGGCATCCGACGAGGCCGCCGGTGGGCCTGGGTCATCCTCGTCGCCTACGCCGCGCTCAACGCCGCCATCGTGCTGCTCCTCGCCGTGCTCGTGCTGCTCAGCGGCGCCCCGGGCGTCGAGGCGTTCCTCGGCGCGGACCTCACGATCACCCTCGCGTCGTCACTGCTGTGGACAGTCGCGTTCGTCTATCTCGTGCTCGTGCGTGCCGCGTTCCGTGCTCGCCCGAAGGCAGCCCTGGGCGACGCGCCCGCCCCGAGCGTCGATGACGTCAAAGACGAACTGCGGCGATCGGGCGGCGGCACCCTCTCCTGGATGACCACGTGGGAGGGAATGTCATACGCACGGTTCGGTCGCGGGATCGTGGCCTTCCAACGGCGCTCCGGCGTCGCTCTCGCCCTCGGCGACGCTCTCGGTCCGGAGTCCGTTCGAGCCGACACCGTGCGATCGTTCATCGACCGCGCCGAGGCGGCCGGGCTCGCGCCCTGCTTCTTCAGCGCAGGTTCGCAGACGCTCGCGGCCGTTCCCGACGACTGGCGGAGCATCGTCGTCGCCGATGACACGATCGTCGACCTGCCCGGACTGAAGTTCACCGGGAAAGCGTGGGGCGCCGTACGCACGTCGCTGAACCGCGCCGAGCGCGAGGGCATGACCTTCCGCTTGTCTCACCTCGCCGACGAGACCTGGGGCGTCCGCCAGCAGCTGCGCGCGATCTCCGACAGCTGGGTCGGCGAGAAAGGGCTGCCCGAGATGGGGTTCACCCTCGGCACCCTGCACGAGGCAGCTGATCCGGAGGTGCGTGTGGCGCTCGCGATCTCACCAGCCGGTGACGTCGACGGCTTCCTGTCGTGGCTTCCGGTCTACGGCGAGGGGCGCGTGCGCGGCTGGACCCTCGACCTGATGCGACGGCGCGACGGCGGCTTCGGTCCCGTGATGGAGTTCTTGATCGGGTCGTCGGCGCTGCAGTTCTCCGCCGAAGGCGCCGACGTGATGTCGCTTTCGGGCGCGCCGCTCGCCCACGAGTACGCTCCGGATGCCGGCCCCATCGCCGATCTGCAGAAGCGTATGGCCACGATGCTCGAGCCCGTGTACGGCTTCGCATCCCTGCACCGCTTCAAGCAGAAGTTCCAGCCGCGCTACGAGACGATGTACCTGCTCTATCGCGACGAGGCCGACCTCACGCGGATCGGCACGGCGCTTACGCGCGCGTTCCTGCCGCACGCGACCATCAGACAGTTCGCCGCCGCCGGCGTCGACCTCGTCCGACACGAGGAGTGA
- a CDS encoding cold-shock protein: MSTQGTVKWFNAEKGFGFIAPDDGGQDVFAHYSAIQSGGYRSLEENQRVEFEIAQGPKGLQAEDIRPL; the protein is encoded by the coding sequence ATGAGCACGCAGGGCACGGTCAAATGGTTCAACGCGGAGAAGGGCTTCGGCTTCATCGCCCCCGATGACGGCGGTCAGGACGTCTTCGCGCACTACAGCGCGATCCAGTCGGGCGGGTATCGCTCGCTCGAAGAGAACCAGCGCGTCGAGTTCGAGATCGCGCAGGGCCCGAAGGGCCTGCAGGCCGAGGACATCCGGCCCCTCTGA
- a CDS encoding GntR family transcriptional regulator — protein MSAPRSRFALVDEAYAALGEAIVDGRLRPGDRLRDVELAAHMGISRTPVREALQKLERIGLVEVAANRYTRVSALTDRARHDMREYAAHNIASALRVALPRCTPDELDTALHHVDAMRDAASSRDYVDAVLALYALAVRCSHNVAFQRTLEQTDLVLRRNLEGWQSVADDTRTPLFTHLRTQLRERDANGATWTFLALHGFA, from the coding sequence ATGAGCGCTCCACGGTCCCGGTTCGCCCTCGTCGACGAAGCCTATGCGGCCCTCGGCGAGGCGATCGTCGACGGGCGTCTGAGGCCGGGAGATCGCCTCCGCGACGTCGAATTGGCGGCTCACATGGGCATCTCGCGAACCCCCGTGCGAGAGGCCCTGCAGAAACTCGAACGCATCGGTCTCGTCGAGGTCGCGGCCAATCGCTACACGCGTGTCTCCGCCCTGACGGACCGTGCACGTCACGACATGCGCGAGTACGCCGCCCACAACATCGCGTCCGCCCTGCGCGTCGCCCTCCCGCGCTGCACCCCCGACGAGCTCGACACTGCTCTTCACCATGTGGATGCCATGCGTGACGCCGCGTCGTCTCGCGACTACGTCGATGCCGTCCTGGCGTTGTACGCCCTCGCCGTGCGGTGCTCGCACAACGTCGCCTTCCAGAGGACCCTCGAGCAGACCGATCTGGTTCTGCGCCGCAACCTCGAGGGGTGGCAGAGCGTCGCAGATGACACGCGGACGCCCCTGTTCACCCACCTCCGCACCCAGCTCCGCGAGCGCGACGCCAACGGTGCGACGTGGACCTTCCTCGCCCTGCACGGTTTTGCCTGA
- a CDS encoding GNAT family N-acetyltransferase, with protein sequence MAHIDLRELNDDDRDAVFAAVRDSASSWPRAALGNRAAFDAWVDEDRVTARTVFADDDVVGMAAALDVDGDREILLALTPGADDDVATEALRLLTVLEPERPLYACVAADDDPSHSVLAALGFVEHTRDEADIVYVLPPTLE encoded by the coding sequence ATGGCCCACATCGACCTGCGCGAGCTGAACGACGATGACAGGGATGCCGTCTTCGCCGCCGTCCGTGACAGTGCCTCCTCCTGGCCCCGTGCCGCGCTCGGCAACCGCGCGGCCTTCGATGCCTGGGTCGACGAAGACCGCGTGACGGCGCGCACCGTGTTCGCCGATGACGATGTGGTCGGCATGGCGGCCGCGCTCGACGTCGACGGCGACCGCGAGATCCTGCTCGCCCTCACCCCCGGTGCAGACGACGATGTGGCGACCGAAGCCCTCCGCCTTCTGACCGTGCTGGAACCCGAGCGACCGCTCTACGCCTGCGTCGCGGCCGACGACGATCCCTCCCATTCCGTGCTCGCCGCCCTGGGCTTCGTCGAGCACACACGCGACGAAGCCGACATCGTCTACGTGCTGCCTCCGACCCTGGAGTGA
- a CDS encoding endonuclease/exonuclease/phosphatase family protein produces the protein MPTPRRAAFPITLVAGGALAVLAVWPQVVGAQRLQVVAQLIPFRGILALVFAALAVVAVVVAVLRRRWGVAAGLAIALAAASLGNGAVLLARGGGSPAAEGDLVVVAWNAYGGGASSESIARLVRETGADVVSLPETDDVAAAEVVGILAREGIDMSAATLDAAPGDDPVPTTLLTATALGPYVLDASAGSTPGVPSGVFRPQDGSGPTIVAAHPLPPLPLIMSEWTEGMDWVAAQCASPDVILAGDLNSTLDHLAGLGRGDGTVGECRDAAAEAGAAAIGTWPVRLPTGLAAPIDHVLVGSAWEVRGFEVRTDFDGAGSDHRPIVATLSRR, from the coding sequence ATGCCGACCCCTCGACGTGCCGCGTTCCCGATCACGCTCGTCGCGGGCGGTGCACTCGCCGTGCTCGCGGTCTGGCCGCAGGTCGTCGGTGCGCAGAGGCTGCAGGTCGTCGCCCAGCTGATCCCGTTCCGCGGCATCCTGGCTCTCGTGTTCGCCGCTCTGGCGGTGGTCGCGGTGGTCGTCGCCGTCCTGCGGCGTCGGTGGGGTGTCGCCGCCGGTCTCGCGATCGCGCTCGCCGCGGCATCGCTCGGCAACGGCGCGGTTCTTCTGGCGCGCGGGGGTGGCTCGCCGGCCGCGGAGGGTGATCTCGTCGTGGTGGCCTGGAACGCCTACGGCGGTGGCGCGTCGTCCGAGAGCATCGCCCGACTCGTGCGGGAGACGGGTGCCGACGTCGTCAGCCTCCCCGAGACCGACGACGTCGCGGCCGCGGAGGTCGTCGGCATCCTCGCCCGGGAGGGGATCGACATGTCGGCGGCGACGCTCGATGCGGCGCCCGGCGACGATCCGGTGCCCACGACGCTCCTCACCGCGACCGCGTTGGGACCATACGTCCTCGACGCGTCGGCCGGCTCGACGCCCGGGGTGCCCAGCGGTGTCTTCCGGCCCCAGGACGGCAGCGGACCGACGATCGTCGCCGCGCACCCGCTGCCGCCGTTGCCGCTCATCATGTCGGAGTGGACCGAGGGGATGGACTGGGTGGCCGCGCAGTGCGCGAGTCCCGATGTCATCCTCGCGGGAGACCTCAACTCCACGCTCGACCACCTCGCGGGGCTCGGCCGGGGGGACGGGACGGTCGGGGAGTGCCGGGATGCCGCGGCAGAGGCGGGCGCGGCCGCGATCGGAACCTGGCCCGTCCGTCTGCCGACGGGGTTGGCCGCGCCGATCGATCACGTGCTCGTCGGGTCGGCCTGGGAGGTGCGCGGCTTCGAGGTGCGGACCGATTTCGACGGGGCGGGCAGCGACCACAGGCCGATCGTCGCCACCCTCTCGCGGCGCTGA
- a CDS encoding GlsB/YeaQ/YmgE family stress response membrane protein has product MGFFGFLLLGLIAGAIAKLILPGKQGGGWLVTLLLGVVGALLGGFLGSVLFNAPLEDFFSIQTWLLAIGGSIIVLLIYGFIVGRRTAR; this is encoded by the coding sequence ATGGGATTCTTCGGATTTCTTCTCCTCGGCCTCATCGCCGGCGCTATCGCCAAGCTGATCCTGCCCGGCAAGCAGGGTGGAGGCTGGCTCGTCACGCTCCTCCTCGGCGTCGTCGGTGCCCTGCTGGGCGGCTTCCTCGGCAGTGTCCTGTTCAACGCCCCGCTGGAGGACTTCTTCTCCATCCAGACGTGGCTGCTGGCCATCGGCGGCTCGATCATCGTGCTGCTGATCTACGGCTTCATCGTCGGTCGCCGCACCGCGCGCTGA